The Acidobacteriota bacterium region CCTCTGGACGATCGGAATCCTGCTCATCGCCAGCCTCGCGGTTCCCGTGGCCCAGGCTCAGCCCTACGGCGGCTGGATCATCGTCGACCAGGACTCGCCGGGATGGATCGAGGTTCCCCACAGCAACGCCCTGAATCCGGGCAACGCCATGACCCTGGAGGCCTGGGTCTTCATCGGGAACACCGGCAATTGCGTCAGCATTGCGGGCAAGGGCTGGACGACGAGCTACTGGCTCGGCGTCTGCAACGGCACCCTGCGAAGCTACGTCCGCGGCTCGGCCAGTGCTCGCACGGCCGGCGCCGTCCCGACGACCCAGTGGACTCACATCGCCGTCACCTACGGCGGCGGCTTCCGGCGCCACTACATCAACGGTGAGATCGCCGGCGAGTGGGCCGAAGGCGGCGCCGTTCCGCCCAGCAACGACCCCTTCATGGTGGCCCGTGACGCGGACTGGTTCATTACACCTACCGGCACTTTGGACGAAGTTCGCCTATGGAACCGGGCCCTCACCACCGCCGAGATCCGCGCCAACATCAACCAGGAGAAGACCTCCCCGGAGCCCGGCCTGGTGGCGGTCTACGGCATGAACGGCGCCGACGACAGCCTCGGCAACTTCGACGGCACCCTCAACGGCGACACCTTCTTCCTGACCTTCCCGGTAGCACTGTCCTGCAACCCCACCACCGTCAACCAGCTCTGTCTGCAGGACCGCTTCTCGGTCACCGGTAGCTGGCGCAAGCCCGATGACGAGACCGGGCCGGCCCGGGTGGTCACCGGCCTGACCACCCCGGAGTCGGGCATCTTGTGGTTCTTCGCTCCCACCAACTGGGAGGTGATGGTCAAGGTACTCGACGCCTGCCCGCTGGTGCCGAGTCGCTACTGGGTGTTCACGGCAGGAGTCACCAACGTCTTCTACCGCCTCGAGGTCTTCGACATTCGCGCCGGCGTCAACAAGATCTACTTCAACTACCCGGGGCCACCGGCCCCGGCGGTCACCGACACCAACGCCTTCGCCACCTGCCCCTAACGACGGCGAACAGCCTTCACCATTCAAGGAGCCCCTTCACGGGGCTCCTTTTTCTTCGCTTCCTCGATGTCATCGGCCGGTCCGGCCGATCCTGGAAGGCGCGCGGCCGGCATTGGCGAAGAAGGGCTGGGTTCGGCGGGTCTCTGCGCTCCGCTATCCGCCCGCGAGGAAGGTCAGCGGCCTCCGAATCGGCCCGTTCCGGACGGAGGCACAACTCGCCTGCGGCTCAAACAGATGCCTCCGTTCCTCCTCCACGGGCCGAGCCTGGGACTCCCAAGGACCTTGCCCGCGGGCTCACGCTCCGCTCCGAGACCCACCAAACCCAGCCCTCGGACCGTTGAAGCCCCTGCCACCACCAGCGATCGACCCTGCCAACCCACAACGGAGCCGGACGAGCCCGGTGAACGAGCACGGAGCGCAGCCTGTCCGAGCAGAAGAGAGCTCCGAAGCAAAGAACTCTCGAAGGACCCTGTGTGAGCTTCGAAGCAGATCCCGGCCGGGCGAGTTCTGCGATCCGAGCGCAGTCACCGGGAACGAGCGGCGGCCCAAACGTGCGATCCGAACGCAGTCACCGGGAACGACCGGCGGCCCAAAAGTGCGATCCGAACGCAGTCATCGGGAACACCGAGCGGCCCTCGGAACCATCAGAGGGGGATGAGCTGAGAAGGCCCGACTAAGACCAGGTCGAAGAAGAAGACGAAGGGTGCGTCCAGACCTCCTGCGGATCAGGAGGCGGCGGGGGTGGCTGCCGCAGCCGGCGGCGCGCCTGCAGGAACCAACCGAGTGCAAAACCCGCGAACAGGCCGCCGAGGTGGGCCGCATTGTCGATCACCGGCACCGTCAAACCGAGAAAGACATTGATCGCGGCCCAAAAACTGAGCGAGCGCAGAATCGACTTCGCCTCCGGCCGCAAGCGATCCCGCCGCCGCACCAGAAACGCGATCAGCGCCCCGAGCAAGCCGAAAATCGCCCCCGACGCCCCGACACTCGGCCGCGGAATCTCCGCCCCGAAGAGATTCCAGGCGACACTGGCGATCGACCCCGCCACGCCGGTCACCACGTAGACCACCAACAGGCGTCCCTTGCCCATCCACAGCTCCACCAGGGTACCGAGCTGATAGAGCGCCCAGCCGTTCACCGCCAGGTGGAAAAGCCCACCGTGCAGGAACATGCTGCTGACCAGCCGCCAGAGCTGGCCTTCCGCGACCAGCGGGCCGAAATTCGCCCCCAGATCGCGCAGCAGCCCACCCTGGCCGAGGAAGGCGAAAATCAGCTCCAAGGCAAACACCGCCACGATGGACATCACCAGAAGGGTGGTCAGAGGAGCTCGCAACATGGCAGGGATCTCAGCCGTCGTGGGCGGTCAAATAGGCGTCGATCTGGCGCCGGTCGGCGGCGGTGAGAAAACCGTCCTGCAGGTGAAAGGTCTCGCCCACTGCGGGCAAGGGCAGGTCGGCACGGGTGAGGGAGCGCTCCACCACCCGACAGTCGACCGGAAAGATCGGCAAAGCGGCCATGCCGCGACAGAGGGACAGCAACCCTTGGGCGGCATTGCTCTCGAAGCGCACCTCGGCGGTCGCCGGGATCTCCACCGGCGTCACGTCGTAGCCGCCCTCGCCGCGCTCCAGCCGCACCCGGGCGGCGATCTCCAGGGTCTGCTCGGGAATCCGCACCTCGTCCTCGAAGGGCGTCGCGGTGCCGGCCGCATCGAGCTCCGCCACCAGCCAGCCGTGACCGCGAAAGGTCACCGTCAGGCCGACCCGATGGGTGCCGTCGCCCACCGGCTCGAGGCGCAGCACGTTGTCGTCGAGATGGAGCTCGTTGCGCGGCGAGGTCAAGCGCAGTTTCAGGGAGCCTTGAACCGGCGGCTCGACGGTCACCCCCGGCTGGCTGTAGACCCCCTTGACGCCCTCCAGGGTCATGCTGACGGACTCGGCCGTCAGGCCCCCGGCGAAGGCCGCGCTCGCCACCGCCAGCGCTGCCAGCGTCGCCCGCCTCAAGGAGAGTAGCCCCGCATGGTTCGGGCCTTCAGGCCCCGCCGCTTCATTTTCAGCTCCACTTCGCGAAACTCCCCTTCTTCCACCGTCGTGTTATCCGACGCGTACGCTACCAGGTAGCGACTGCGCAGCTCTTCCTCGATCTCACCGTAGACCTCGTCGAGCTCTTCGGCATTGCGCACGAAGAACGACCGGCCGCCGGTTTCCTCCGCCAGCTTGCCGAGCTTCTGGCGGATGTTGACGTTGAGGGCACCGACCTGCAAACCGATGGTGTAGATCGCGACCCCACTGCGACGAGCGTACTCGGCCGCCGGCGGGAACGCGATCGAGCTCGCGGTGTCGTCGCCGTCGGAGAGAAGAACCAGAGCCTTCTGGCCACGAATTCCCCGAAAGTAGTAAAGGCTGCTGACGATGGCGTCGTGCAGGGCGGTGGCACCGAAGGCGGTGAG contains the following coding sequences:
- a CDS encoding LamG domain-containing protein, whose amino-acid sequence is MRKFLWTIGILLIASLAVPVAQAQPYGGWIIVDQDSPGWIEVPHSNALNPGNAMTLEAWVFIGNTGNCVSIAGKGWTTSYWLGVCNGTLRSYVRGSASARTAGAVPTTQWTHIAVTYGGGFRRHYINGEIAGEWAEGGAVPPSNDPFMVARDADWFITPTGTLDEVRLWNRALTTAEIRANINQEKTSPEPGLVAVYGMNGADDSLGNFDGTLNGDTFFLTFPVALSCNPTTVNQLCLQDRFSVTGSWRKPDDETGPARVVTGLTTPESGILWFFAPTNWEVMVKVLDACPLVPSRYWVFTAGVTNVFYRLEVFDIRAGVNKIYFNYPGPPAPAVTDTNAFATCP
- a CDS encoding rhomboid family intramembrane serine protease → MLRAPLTTLLVMSIVAVFALELIFAFLGQGGLLRDLGANFGPLVAEGQLWRLVSSMFLHGGLFHLAVNGWALYQLGTLVELWMGKGRLLVVYVVTGVAGSIASVAWNLFGAEIPRPSVGASGAIFGLLGALIAFLVRRRDRLRPEAKSILRSLSFWAAINVFLGLTVPVIDNAAHLGGLFAGFALGWFLQARRRLRQPPPPPPDPQEVWTHPSSSSSTWS